Genomic segment of Gasterosteus aculeatus chromosome 4, fGasAcu3.hap1.1, whole genome shotgun sequence:
ATCAGCGGCTCAAGGTACAAAGAGCCACCAGGGACACGCAAAGTAATATCCCATTCGTTACATGATTGCATCACACGGCTCACAGACACTGTCACTTCTTTCCTGGTGTATTGGATCTATTTTCAATCTCCCTTTTCGCTACTTCCCTTTGTCCCCCTTCCGCCTTTCTTGTTTCCGCCGCTGCAATGTCAAGTGAGGAACGGGAGGAATCAGGACCGTCTGTGTCGAGACTCATCAAAcagtgggttggggggggggcggaggaggcgtCTTTAATACTCACAGGTTGTACAGCATGTCGGCCATGTTCCCTCGGTGGTGCAGAGCGTTTCTGTACGCCTGCTCCGCCTCCGCCATGTTGCCCTGGTTCTTCAGTACGTTCCCCAGGTTGCCCCAGGCTGCGAGAGACACGTGTCAGTCAAAAGTTGCACTTCCAGAATCAACCTTGGCGTTCGATTTAAAAGGGCATTAATGCCGTcgatttgctgaaataaaaatatgtcCACTTGAGTTTCCAAAGCAGAGGCCCTAGAATTTACTGAATTGAACAATTGTGTGCTTCATTTCTTATGAATCTTATAAGGGTCGGTCAATTCAAAAGATAATTACACCCAAAATAAGCTCCTGTTGAAGGCTAATGAGGACGGCCGCCCGTCTCTTACCTTTAGCAGGATTCACACTAATCCCAGACCTGTAGAGATTCTCCTCGTTGCTCCAGTCCCTGTTTCTTTGAACCGTTCGGAGTCCATTCAGCAGCACTAGTCCGGCGCAGAGGCACAACATTAAGGCCTTGCAGCCTTTAGTCCTCAGTCTGACGTACAAGTTTCTTGCGCCAGCAGCAACCAATAGACAAAAGCCGATACTTGGGATGTATAGAACCCTCTCGGCAATAACGAAACCTACGTAGAAGAACAGGTTGGTGGCCGGGATGAAAGGCAATGAGACGATCGCTAATGATAGTAGCACGAGGTTTTCTGTAGGGGGCACGGACGCCCGTGGAGGCCAGTGGTGGACTCCAGCTGACCCGTTAAGGGTGGTCTTCGGTGGGCCCTGGTCTGTGTTGTGGTTTGTGTCAGGGGCATGGTAACCATTCCCATTGGCGATGGATTTCCCATTAGCGACGCAGGCTTTCCCATTGGCCTCCCTGGATGTGGTCGTAGGGCCCCGGAGGCCAAACAAACTCAGGAGGACCAACCCACCGTAAAAGGCCGCAGCGTGAAGGTTCCTCCAGTCGGCCAAGGACCTGACCAAGGGCACGGCGTCCATGGACCAATCGAAACTGAGCCTGTCGGGGCAGAGCAGCAGCCAGGCGTTGGCGACCGGCAGGTGGAGGAACGTCAGCGTTCGGGTGAGGAAATGCGGAGAGTCGGCTGCCGGGTTGTCAGAGTTGGAGAAGTTGGGAGGCGTGTTGCCCATCCAGTAAAGGCGAGCGGACAGCAGGATCACTCCCCAGGAAGCCAGCATGCAGAGACTCAGCAAAACACTCGTGTTCTTTTTCTGCAgaggattaaaaataaaaaaaaggaaaacacctAAAATCAACATTTCAGTTGAGAAAAGTTCTGTCAAAGCCACAAAGTTCTTTCTGCATTACAGCGCATCTGCATTCGTTTTCATTTTGGAAGGCGATTTCAATAACCGTCTTAATCAGAGCTGAATCAGAGCAAATGTGGTCCTATGAATGTCTTTGTGTCACTGTGGACAGCGAGTTACTCAGAAGGATGTTTGCGTCTCTTCGCATGAGCTGTTGGGGTTTGATATGTAAAACCGcctttgaaataaagaaaaacgcTTGTAAAGGGATTACCCCACTACCCCCTAGAGAAAGACCACCGCGTAAAGCCCTCTCTGGAATGGCTTTGATAGCTTCCTGGGGCACAAACCGTACTCACGTACCAATATACAATTCTTTGAATCTAAAATGCATCGTAGCCAGAAACAACACAGAGGTAGTGCAATACAACATTTATACAGACaaaagacacattaagatttAGGCAGCTGGGCTCTGTGTCTCTTACGGTCAGCCACGATGTGActattttcatgtttttgacAAAATATGGCTTTTACAAAGTCAAGGAATATTCATTATTTGCCAAAAAAGTGTGTGGAAAGTGAAGAGCCACATAGTATAGACTGAAAGAATCCACGTACGTCTGTGAAGTAATGATTATTACTCAAGTATCCTATATCAACTATATCAATAGAGCACACTTGCCTCAGTTCTGACCCGGTAAAGGTCAACTTTGAAGTTCATTTGAAGCACGAGGGGATTTCTGGCCAAGTCATTCCTTGCAGCCTGTCAAGGGTCGCAGTGAGTGTGACTGGTAATCAGCTTAGGACTTATTGTGTTGGCATGTAAAAGCTGTTTACGTCTCATACGAGCGTTCGTTCTGCAGCACGAGCACTATTAGTCCTCTGTCACGCAACGCCTTTACACAAACCAGGCACGCGCAAGCCGCCACTGTGGCCTGAACTGCACGCCGTTAAACCCGTGACGGTTGCATTGACACGTGCGTGGAAGCAAACATTCAGCCGGCGACGCTTCAGATGCATGAATTGGATTCAAAGCCAGAGACGGGAACAATGTGATGTGACCCCATGGCTGAAAATATTATTCATTTCAGTTGCTTCACATTGGAGGCCTTTAATAGACGTCTGGACGTCTGCAGTTTGAGCTGCTATGACATGACGAGGTCGTGTGATCAGATTCTTGACCTTTGATTTGTCAAATTGCATCGGTTGTTGAcagtgagaggggggggaaatgtCTTTCACAGCGATTAGACTGAAATGTCACGGCTTATTGAAAGAGACAGACTGTCGCAGTCCTGTGCTTGTTTTTCCATGTTTCTAACAGAGTTTATCTAATGGACTAAATGTGACATCACATCGTGAGCGATGAGCACGGTAATATGAACTGTGTCTGAACCCGTCTCGGGGGTTATTGGATGcgagtctgtacacatacacaagTGCATACTTCCATAATCTAATCGCTGTGAGGCACGAGAGTGCACGACAGTTTACATATAAGTAGTCGTGTTGGCTTTGATGTCCTCCTACGTCTTCTATAACTCGGTGTAACTAAGTGTCCATCCAGTGCAgccatgcttttctttttatctcccAATTGTGTTTACTGCAGTAATAATGTATAATCTGCTGTGAACAAATTGCACATTAGGGACATAATAGGAATATTGAGCACAAACAACAAGCTTGTCTCATTAATAAACCTTTGAGAGAAATATTCCCTTTTTTACAGTGAGCATGCTTGAGTGGGGCCGTGCCCGCTTTCAGGCCCCATGATAGAAAACAACAGGTTGGCCATAACAAACCGATGTTGGGATTAGAATAAGAGGTTTAACGTGGACTCCCGGGACCTACTGGCTCCAGTTGATTTGTGGATATCTGAAATGGAAAAGCGCGATCCCTCGTGAGGTTTGCGGAGGGAGGAATAGATAAAGTAGGAGGACACTGGTCAATAGTGAGATGGAGAAGGGCCGGCTTAAAGAATTCAACATTTCAGACGAGCAGTGGGAAAGAGTGAGTGGTAAGAAAAAAATTGGATATTGATTTGCATGCTGAAAGGCGGCGCAAAAAGGATGAAGGAGAGTCGGgagagtggaggggggaggggggtgcttATTGATGTATAGCTCACATTGCCTATCAAGGGAGGAAACTGTCTGAGAAATCCAATTGTGCTTGGCATCAGAAGATAAGCCAATTGCAGCGAGAgccatttgtgttgtttagGTGAATGAGCTTCAATTTACCACTCGCTGCCTTGTCTATTTCTAGATGGTTCCTAAACTGACCTCCCGATCCATCGCACAACTCACACCTGCCAGGCGCGCAAAACACGGAGGCCCGGAAATCTGCTTTTGAATGATGTACGATCACAGATTAACAAACTCGGCAGCAAATAATCGTAGCTTTTCACGTCAGTTTAACGAAGGAACAAGTGGACGAACCAGGACCAAAGTGAAAGGATTGCTGCTTCAGTAGTCTTGAAAATAGATATTCAATAACCCAACAGCTGAATAATTCCCTACTAAACTGCAACCTTTAATAGCTGCAAAAGAACCTTTAAACTCCCTACTGAaatgttgatttattgattgtcCTATCCATTCCAGTCCAGAGGAGTATTGGCAGGACACTATCCTGACTAGTACAGCCCTCTTTAGTGGTGATTTCAAACCTCCAAAAATCACAAACAGGTACCACAGGTACCTATGGATCCACTCTGGGAATCCAGTTTGAAAGCTACCTAAACTCTGGAATTGGAACTCTTTCCCGGTGCACAACGATGGTCCCTCCACATTCAGGCTCTCTCCGGGGGCCTTCTAAAACCAGAATGAACTACTATGAACTATGAACTACTTCTACACATCCAGGTAAGTAAAAACAAAGACTTGGTAAATTCCATCCAAGATGAGTCAATGGAAAATGTTCAATTTCTTTTGTATCAAAGTCATGGTtgcaaattctttttttctcatttattctCAGCAGCCAAATGTGAACACGAGGATTTCTTGGctcaaaaaataaaacttaaaataagtaatatttaatatgtattttttggaCCGTTTTAACTTCGGCATGTGGTTAAAAAAGGCcagcaaaaaatatattgtgtgtCAAATTGTCCCGAAACTGGAATCTAACCATAATAGCTAGCGGTAATCCAAAGGGGTTCTTTCAGGTTCTACCTAATTTGACTGTTTTTAGCTTTACTGTAACTTAAATCCCTGGGAACAGCTTTTCGATATGATTGATTTGCCGTcatgtgatctgtgtgtgtccataagAAGACAGCTGGCGTAATCCCCAGCCGCTGTCGAATCGGCTCCGTGCCTTTGAACCCACCGCGAATCTTCTCCGCTTTGGATCCTCATTTAGAAATTCACTGtcaatttctatttttttttctttttccccccacttctacttacattacactttaagtTTATTAACTTTCTCCTGAATTAACCCTACACTcgctctctccgtctcctttcTCGCAATAGACATGCAGCATTAGGCTCCCCTGCCTCCATCTTTTAACGGTGCCATCCATTATTACAtagctttgtttttattaatcccagaagtgtgtgtgtgtggtccgcACGTTGACACTGTAGCGTGCAGAGTGTTTAAAACACGCGCGAAGTAACGGCAGGATAAAGGCCGAGTTCATACGCTCACTGTTGAAAGCTACAGCGGACTCACGCGTGGCAGCAGGGGATCAATCTCCCGGGCTTTTCTTGTTAAAGCCAAGTTCAATTTCAACCCGCTCGCTACTCCTTCCAGCACACGGATCTGATCGTGCATGATATCTCTACCACTTGAAATTTAAAATCTATTTAGAAAAGTTACGAGTTCTTGTTCAgcaaaactgaacaaaaaatatCAAGGCAAAGTTATTACTTATTGCAAGAATTATCTCAATTTGCATGGAAAGCCCTTCTGTGTTTGCTCAGCCCACATCCAGCCGTGATCGTATTTGATGCGGCACCGGTGGCACGTTAAATTGGGATGAAAGGCACAATGAAGCGTGCATCCAGTTCGTTTTCACAACTCTCTAATGTGTTCTGGATTCCGCTGACTTGGCGCGACTCACCCGAGTCCTCAGACGGCAGCGCTGGCTGGCATCGAGCGGGCCGACTTTGATAGAGTGACCTAATTACCCCATTAGTTTCTCTCCGCCAACGCTGCGACCGCTGCTGGCGAAGGGGACCGTAATGCGGTGGGTCGCAGGTTAGAGTCCACCAAGGCGGCGGATTGCAGGCGGACGGCGCCGGTGGTGTTAATTTGCCATTTAAAGAATTCCCCCTTTTGAGTAATAAAGGGACATTACTGCAGAGAGTTCACAACAACGTGGGGATTCTTGACGCACTAGATCATCATTTCATGCTATTGCGGAAAATGATTTTTTTAGGTGCCAGAATAACGATAACTTCACCAGGTTTGTTCAAACAACTAATAGCAGCTCGCTAAACTAGATGAAACACACTTGAGTCAagcatttaaaaacaagttATAGACAATGGACTTGCCAGAAGGTCTAAACATACTTACTTCACATAGTTTTGGCATCCCAGTATACCCATGAACGCAGGCTAAATAAAGAGCATACAGCAGAACAGAGGGCATCGTTTCACAGCTGAATGCTTCTGCTTCGAGATAATTGGGACAACGTCCCTGAAACAGTCAGCTGGTCACACTGAACTTCATTTGCCAGCACTCCATGAGGCAAACTGGGAGGAGTCGGTACCCCTTGGAGAACACAATAAAATCCCTCTAATGCCCGTTTAACAAAATTAAGGTCTAAATAGTATGGAGGATTATTTGAGGCTCTATTTCAAACATGTTTTGATTTAGTGCTTTACGAACGCAGGGTCTAATCAATTAGCTTTGTTATTCATCCAAGAGCATGCTTGAAATCCTTGCTCAAcactcaaataaacacaaaccttttaaataaaataaatctcgCCTGCCAAAATGTCACAGATCACCTCCGGGCTCAGCAGAAGCAGGTGTGACCTCCCCCAGCTCCACCAAAAACAAACTATTTCCCCGGACTTCATTCATCAACCCGGTTCGTTTTAGCCCGTTGACAAACGGGAGTGGAGAGGAACGCTGTGCCGACGCCACACCTCCCTTTGTCTCCATCTTCCATTTCCTAAACACTCCCTCCGGTCTACCTCGTCTCATTTCAAATCTCATCTCAGTCTGATTAGGGAGTTAATAGGATGAGAAATGGAGCGCGCCGGCCCAAGCCGAGCGCCTCGGTCTCCTGCTCTTTGCAGGCTGATTTGCATTTCCATTATTGTTGTTTGCGGCCGCTGTGGGGGCCGGGGTCAGACGACCTAATGCGGAGGTTTTTTccaatgttttccttcagcgtgGAAGACATCAGAAATCAGTTATTTAAATAGCAAATGCTGCGTTTGTGTCCCCAAATTCAGTGTCTCCTGGCCGTGTGCCTCGGTGCGATACGACAGTAGGCGAGCGGGACTGAGACCAGATAAAAGAACGGAAGTGAGGCCATActttcccctctctccttttGCTTATTCTCTCTCGGGCATCACCTCTCGTTCCCATGCGTCCTGAGACGTCTGGCTCATAATCAAGGAAACGATTGccgccccaccctcccctcccccccgtggcGGACCCCAGCACATAACGAGCTCCCTGCCGTGATAGCTGTGACTGGGGCAACAGAGGAGGGCATTGCCAGAGTGATAAACGAGCCAGATGTGCTGGaggcgggttggggggggggggggattggcacCAGGACCTGACAGGCTGGCACAAGGATGTGCCCACCAGGGCTATTGTGTCTGGACAGAGAGgcggaggctgctgctgctgctgatgatgatgatatccCTGCTCTCCTCTGTGTGATAAGCACATATGAAAATGGGGGATTTGTGCTCCTGACGAGCACCGAGGGTGATGAAATCTTCGAGAGCGTAGtgcaacagaaaaaagaaaaaaaaggtggtgCTGGATGTCTGTCAGGTTGCGCTTTCACTTCTGAGGCTCCGTCTGATTCATACGGAGACGTGAATACCTGACGAAACAAAACAATCCCGGCAAAGGCGGCATTTGAAGAGGCTTTGACATTTCTCAgtcaattatatatattttttacaataatcCTTTCATTtagaagcttaaaaaaaaaaaaagacaggtgTTTTCATGCATTGTCTTGAAGTTatgaaagcgcacacacacacacacacacacacacacacacacacttgcgttAGTCGCCTAGCAacgagaagagaaaacaatgtAACCCCCTCTCAGATCTCTCTGGGCTGGTCACCGCCCGCCTCCTAATAAAAGTTGTGGGTTATCGTTCAGCCGGAAAAACCACTACGGGAGAGCCGTCCCACGGGTCCAGCAAAGCCTCGCGCAATTGAAAGTAAGACGTATTTTCATTTGGAGGCCCGGCCGTGTAAATAGGATCGCCACGCTAAAGTCTGCTCTGGGCGGCAGTTTGCGAACAGCGGAAAAAAGTTCCAGCGGACGTTTGCGATGAGCTATGCAAGGTCAGGCCACAGACCttgcaataaaatgtttttttttttaaaaaggtattcaTAGACGTTTCCCCAAGAAGAAACATCTATAAAAAGATTCTCAGGCGCACACATACCATTTTAGAGCTAGACTGTCCTTGCTCAGTAAACCCCAAGGGGACTCTTTATGGCCCTAGTTACGGCTTTTACGAGGGCCATCGTGTTGGCTGACGAGCAGTTTCTCAAATTGAAGGTGGACGAGCTTTTCCAGTCGAACACCGAAGCCCGTAATCAGATGAGTCGCTGCGTCAaggttgtcctcctcctcagatatCTTTAGTTTGGAGTGGAAAATGGAGTCCTGCCTAAGAAggagtgtagtgtgtgtgtgtgtgtgtgtgtgtgtgtagagtgtttTTACAACTCAACAAGTGGGGCAATAATTTACCTTGGCTAGAAGTGTTACTGTTTTTCAGCGCATACCTTTCGTCGCCTTATATTGGCCTTATATTGTGCTACTGCCCTTTTCTTCcttaaagcaaacaaacataACGAGGCGGAGATCCTTATCTGAATTTCCTTGCATTAACATGCATGTATTTACTGCAGCCGGCTGAAGTCTGCGAGGAAATGGAGAACTTCCCTCTGCGCAGATACCTTGAGCAGAcgacaaacaacaacagcttACTTTTTATTCGCCAACTGTGCGCTTTGCATCGGCAAGCGGCTTTCCTAGTTCCACCCCTAACGAAAAGCATGCACAAGGCGAGACGTAATCCTCCATACAGGAACCATAACAGCTGGCCGAGTGAGGAACGCCCCGgaaggaaaagaggaggagaccgGTTGAGTCTTCGTGGCGTGCACCCGTTTACCTTTCCGATCAGGAGGAGAAGCGCCCGGCGCAACCGCAGTCTCTGGAACACGAAGAGGTCGTACACGGCCGACACGGCCAGCACCGTCACCCCCTGCTCCTTCCACAGCATGCTGGCCGCCGCGCACCACAGGCTGGCCAGCATCCAGCCCCAGCAgcgtccgccgccgccgccgcatcgCCCGTCCTGGGCACGAGATCCACAGTGCCTCGCGTAGCAGAGAAGAGACAGCAAAAAGAACAGCGCGGCGCCGACGTCCGCCCTCCCGACCACGCCGGCGACCGCCTCGGTGTGGACCGGGTGAGAGGCGAACAGCAGGCCCGCCAGCAGGCTCCACGGCGCCCCGCCGAGCAGCGGGCGGCTGAAGGCCGTGAAGGCGGCGGTGACCAGCCCGTGCAGCAGCACGTTGAGCAGGTGGTAGCCCCACGGGCGCAGGGCGTGCAGGGCGTGGTTGAGGCGGAAGGACAGGGTGCAGAGCGGACGGTAGGACTTGTGGCTGCCGCTGTGAGTGAGCAGGGTGCCCCAGAAGTCGTCAAACAGGATGTTGGTCCACGGCGTCTCGGGGAGAAGGTCCTGGTTGGTCTTAATGGCTCGGCTGAgggagcagaagaaaaaaaagtatatatatttttggggtAAAGCAAAGTTGGGTTTTACATCACCACTAGCGAAGTCCTATTTTAGTTTTGTATATAAGCGCCGCTGAAGGAAACATGCGAGTACGAACAAATCATTTATTATCTCAGTGTGCACAGCATATGGCCTCGTGTGGAATGCCGATGATCCAGTTATAAGTGACATTTAATAGACAGAATGCAATGAGGATGCCAAATGTAATAAACAGGCCGCGGAGTGTTTGATTAAATAATCAGGCGTCTCCCTCTCGCCCACTCGCAGCATGTACATATGTCACATctacctgcacacacaaacacacgcacacacacacacactcactcagtgTGGCTTCACACCCCCGAGGCTGCTGTGGATTCTCATAATTAGGGGATCATTACTGGGGACACGAGCTCATTGGCGTTCGCACGCGGACTGCAACAGATGAGGTTCACCGCATGCAGAGTGATGGATGGCAGCTACAAGAATCCCCCCACAAGACGCGGcgttggaaataaaataaaagatacaGCTGGCATGGATATTATGCCACGACTGTCAACTTTAGAAATAATTTCATTTCTTCAGCTTAATGCAAGGAACATTTCCGTGCTCTCAGTGAACTGACTTTGACTGACTGGTGGACTTTTGTATGCTTTAATGTAGACAACCTAACGAGGAACAAGCAAGcgacaaagaaaaataataatacaaggGTTCTGTCCCGATAGTCGTATCCGTCGACAATGCATCCGCGCGTTGCAACATGGAAACTTGTGGCTGCAAGAGAACGAATGTCATGAAATGCGTGTTTTTCCACCATTCGGTCACACGGGCCGAATGGCAATCTTCTTTTCTCAGGGCTTGATTGGGATCAGCGTTGTTTCTGTTGCGTGCGGGCGCACCAGAGAGGGGAAAGACAGCGacagggtggtggggggggcgggcagcCGAGGACTTCCTTTGTCTACAGATTGTAACTCAGTGCTGAGAGCATAAAGGAGGGAGGGATCGAGCTGCCAGCATGACAGCAGCcaaggtaaaaagaaaaaaaaaaaagggaaagactgacaatttggaaaaatacaaatctgGTGTTTGAGAGAAAACTGTTCG
This window contains:
- the LOC120817695 gene encoding protein O-mannosyl-transferase TMTC2; translated protein: MITELVCTAVAVGLYLNTLDADFCYDDSRAIKTNQDLLPETPWTNILFDDFWGTLLTHSGSHKSYRPLCTLSFRLNHALHALRPWGYHLLNVLLHGLVTAAFTAFSRPLLGGAPWSLLAGLLFASHPVHTEAVAGVVGRADVGAALFFLLSLLCYARHCGSRAQDGRCGGGGGRCWGWMLASLWCAAASMLWKEQGVTVLAVSAVYDLFVFQRLRLRRALLLLIGKKKNTSVLLSLCMLASWGVILLSARLYWMGNTPPNFSNSDNPAADSPHFLTRTLTFLHLPVANAWLLLCPDRLSFDWSMDAVPLVRSLADWRNLHAAAFYGGLVLLSLFGLRGPTTTSREANGKACVANGKSIANGNGYHAPDTNHNTDQGPPKTTLNGSAGVHHWPPRASVPPTENLVLLSLAIVSLPFIPATNLFFYVGFVIAERVLYIPSIGFCLLVAAGARNLYVRLRTKGCKALMLCLCAGLVLLNGLRTVQRNRDWSNEENLYRSGISVNPAKAWGNLGNVLKNQGNMAEAEQAYRNALHHRGNMADMLYNLGLLLQENERFSEALHYYKLAIGSRPTLASAYLNTGIILMNQGDLEDAKRTFLTCADIPDENLKDPHAHKSSVTSCLYNLGKLLHEQGRQEEALSVYKEAVQKMPRQFAPHSLFNMMGEAYMRLNRLEEASHWYKESLRAKPDHIPAHLTYGKLLSILGQKTKAEEYYLRAIQIDPTKGNCYMHYGQFLLEQSRLAEAAEMAERAAELDGSEFDVVFSAAHMLRQASLNEAAERRYERAASLRPDYPAALMNLGAILHLNGKLPQAEANYLRALQLKPDDVITQSNLRKLWNIMERQGLRVQARAQDAEKRPLS